In Gossypium hirsutum isolate 1008001.06 chromosome D06, Gossypium_hirsutum_v2.1, whole genome shotgun sequence, one genomic interval encodes:
- the LOC107901583 gene encoding bHLH transcription factor RHL1 isoform X1 → MHTELLSIFSKSKPQSKKKKRETRPFIFNLIHHQSKKKPLIMQPCSREMQAMNSLLNPTQQIPLQDLQINGNRHHHQQIHVPSSSQFQYPTPTSTTHHDDSFLEQILSSTTSFPWSDETGPPNPEDNNNAGFNYDDMVLASKLRQHQINGGAAGNPFAAMKMMLMMQQQQQQQQMMLAGRPTVASAAAGGGITTNHQGGEGSMQALYNVFGDGSLHGTMQAKSFVGANSATEMTQSQGSGPTAGEAVTAPEKPKQRVRARRGQATDPHSIAERLRRVRIAERMKALQELVPNANKTDKASMLDEIIDYVKFLQLQVKVLSMSRLGGAAAVAPLVSEGGGDCIQTSANGGSHPRNSNGDQTPSANDRLTMTEHQVAKLMEEDMGSAMQYLQEKGLCLMPISLATAISSATSRSRNPMINHENPANGSHLLIQSSGGDGPSSPSMSVLTVQSATMGNGGLEGGAASVSKP, encoded by the exons ATGCATACAGAGCTCCTCTCTATATTTAGTAAATCCAAACcccaaagcaaaaagaaaaaaagagaaactcGTCCCTTCATCTTCAATCTCATTCATcatcaaagcaaaaaaaaaccCCTAATTATGCAGCCTTGTAGTCGTGAAATGCAAGCAATGAACTCTCTCTTAAACCCGACCCAACAAATCCCTCTCCAAGACCTTCAGATCAACGGTAACAGACACCACCATCAACAGATCCACGTCCCATCATCATCGCAGTTCCAGTATCCCACACCCACTTCAACAACCCACCATGACGACAGCTTCTTAGAACAAATACTCTCCTCCACCACGTCCTTCCCGTGGTCCGACGAAACGGGTCCTCCCAACCCCGAGGATAACAATAACGCCGGATTCAACTACGATGACATGGTTCTAGCTTCCAAGCTTCGACAGCATCAAATCAACGGCGGAGCTGCTGGTAACCCTTTTGCCGCTATGAAGATGATGTTGATGatgcaacaacaacaacagcaacAGCAGATGATGTTAGCGGGAAGACCCACGGTTGCCTCCGCCGCCGCCGGAGGCGGAATCACCACCAATCATCAG GGTGGAGAGGGTTCCATGCAAGCTTTGTATAATGTTTTTGGCGACGGATCTTTGCATGGAACTATGCAGGCGAAAAGCTTTGTGGGGGCTAATTCAGCAACAGAGATGACCCAAAGTCAGGGAAGTGGTCCGACGGCCGGAGAAGCGGTGACGGCGCCGGAAAAGCCTAAACAAAGAGTTAGGGCAAGGAGGGGTCAGGCTACTGACCCGCACAGTATCGCGGAAAGA CTACGTAGAGTTAGAATTGCAGAGAGAATGAAAGCTCTTCAAGAACTGGTTCCCAACGCCAACAAG ACAGATAAAGCTTCAATGCTTGATGAGATCATCGACTATGTCAAATTCCTCCAGCTCCAAGTGaag GTTCTGAGTATGAGCAGATTGGGTGGTGCTGCTGCTGTTGCTCCCCTTGTTTCTGAG GGAGGTGGCGATTGTATTCAAACAAGTGCCAATGGTGGGTCCCATCCACGAAATTCCAACGGCGACCAAACGCCGTCGGCCAACGACAGACTGACGATGACGGAGCACCAAGTGGCCAAGCTTATGGAAGAGGACATGGGCTCCGCCATGCAGTATCTGCAAGAGAAGGGTCTGTGCCTCATGCCGATCTCTCTCGCCACCGCCATCTCAAGCGCCACGTCTCGTTCAAGGAACCCCATGATCAACCATGAAAACCCGGCCAACGGCAGCCACCTTTTGATTCAATCAAGCGGCGGCGATGGACCTTCCTCGCCTAGCATGTCCGTGTTGACAGTCCAGTCAGCCACCATGGGTAACGGTGGCCTTGAAGGTGGCGCAGCCTCGGTTTCCAAGCCCTGA
- the LOC107901583 gene encoding bHLH transcription factor RHL1 isoform X2 codes for MQPCSREMQAMNSLLNPTQQIPLQDLQINGNRHHHQQIHVPSSSQFQYPTPTSTTHHDDSFLEQILSSTTSFPWSDETGPPNPEDNNNAGFNYDDMVLASKLRQHQINGGAAGNPFAAMKMMLMMQQQQQQQQMMLAGRPTVASAAAGGGITTNHQGGEGSMQALYNVFGDGSLHGTMQAKSFVGANSATEMTQSQGSGPTAGEAVTAPEKPKQRVRARRGQATDPHSIAERLRRVRIAERMKALQELVPNANKVLSMSRLGGAAAVAPLVSEGGGDCIQTSANGGSHPRNSNGDQTPSANDRLTMTEHQVAKLMEEDMGSAMQYLQEKGLCLMPISLATAISSATSRSRNPMINHENPANGSHLLIQSSGGDGPSSPSMSVLTVQSATMGNGGLEGGAASVSKP; via the exons ATGCAGCCTTGTAGTCGTGAAATGCAAGCAATGAACTCTCTCTTAAACCCGACCCAACAAATCCCTCTCCAAGACCTTCAGATCAACGGTAACAGACACCACCATCAACAGATCCACGTCCCATCATCATCGCAGTTCCAGTATCCCACACCCACTTCAACAACCCACCATGACGACAGCTTCTTAGAACAAATACTCTCCTCCACCACGTCCTTCCCGTGGTCCGACGAAACGGGTCCTCCCAACCCCGAGGATAACAATAACGCCGGATTCAACTACGATGACATGGTTCTAGCTTCCAAGCTTCGACAGCATCAAATCAACGGCGGAGCTGCTGGTAACCCTTTTGCCGCTATGAAGATGATGTTGATGatgcaacaacaacaacagcaacAGCAGATGATGTTAGCGGGAAGACCCACGGTTGCCTCCGCCGCCGCCGGAGGCGGAATCACCACCAATCATCAG GGTGGAGAGGGTTCCATGCAAGCTTTGTATAATGTTTTTGGCGACGGATCTTTGCATGGAACTATGCAGGCGAAAAGCTTTGTGGGGGCTAATTCAGCAACAGAGATGACCCAAAGTCAGGGAAGTGGTCCGACGGCCGGAGAAGCGGTGACGGCGCCGGAAAAGCCTAAACAAAGAGTTAGGGCAAGGAGGGGTCAGGCTACTGACCCGCACAGTATCGCGGAAAGA CTACGTAGAGTTAGAATTGCAGAGAGAATGAAAGCTCTTCAAGAACTGGTTCCCAACGCCAACAAG GTTCTGAGTATGAGCAGATTGGGTGGTGCTGCTGCTGTTGCTCCCCTTGTTTCTGAG GGAGGTGGCGATTGTATTCAAACAAGTGCCAATGGTGGGTCCCATCCACGAAATTCCAACGGCGACCAAACGCCGTCGGCCAACGACAGACTGACGATGACGGAGCACCAAGTGGCCAAGCTTATGGAAGAGGACATGGGCTCCGCCATGCAGTATCTGCAAGAGAAGGGTCTGTGCCTCATGCCGATCTCTCTCGCCACCGCCATCTCAAGCGCCACGTCTCGTTCAAGGAACCCCATGATCAACCATGAAAACCCGGCCAACGGCAGCCACCTTTTGATTCAATCAAGCGGCGGCGATGGACCTTCCTCGCCTAGCATGTCCGTGTTGACAGTCCAGTCAGCCACCATGGGTAACGGTGGCCTTGAAGGTGGCGCAGCCTCGGTTTCCAAGCCCTGA